The Bacteroidota bacterium genomic sequence GCAATTGGTTATTCCATTGATGTGTACCGTGGGAACCAACAAGCAGAAAGGCATTTTGGGCGTTTTGCCCTTTTCATTTCCTTTTTCCCCCAATTGGTTGCTGGCCCCATTGAAAGATCAAAAAAATTGTTACCACAACTGAATAAGTTGGATGCGACTTTTGACTATCCCCGAATTTCTGCAGGCTTGAAACTGATTTTGTGGGGGTTTTTCAAAAAGGTAGTTATAGCCGATAATCTGGGCATTTTTGTTAATGAAATATACAACCAACCTGAATTGTATGGTGGTTTTCAATTTGTTTTGGCAAGCGTTTTATTTGGATTTCAAATCTATTGCGACTTTTCCGGTTATTCAGATATTGCTATAGGAATTGCCCGCATCATGGGTGTAAAGCTCATGATCAATTTCAAAACACCATTTTTTGCTAAATCAATTTCTGAGTTTTGGAATAGGTGGCATATATCGCTCTCCAGCTGGCTAAGGGATTATTTGTTTTTACCCTTAGCATGGAAATTCTCAAATCGATTGAAACAAGAATCCTATGGATATTTCAAATCAACTAGTCTAATTTATACAGGAGCAGTTTTGATTACTTTTGCATTAACCGGATTATGGCATGGTGCAAATTGGACATTTGTCATTTGGGGAATTCTTCATGCGCTTTACCTTTTGCTTGATTTTTATAGCAAAAAAGCACGGAAAAAGTTTTTCAAGTCGGTTGGAATAAAGAAAAAATCGAAAGGCTTAAGGGCTATTTCCCTAATCCTGACTTTTGTTTTGGTTTCTTTTGCTTGGATATTTTTCAGAGCAAATAGCACTTCTGATGCTTTTTTTATTATTCAGAAATTATTTAGTGCATGGGATAATTATTCAATTCCCGAATTAGATAAAATATTTTATGTAATAGGGGGTGTTGTTGCTCTTGTACTCATGATAATTATAGAAATTGTTCTTAAGAACAAGCAAATTGAAAGCTTGTTTGAAAACCATCCACGCATCATTAGGTGGTCATTTTATTACTTATTAATTGCATTTATATTTGTTGTTGGTTATTTTGGCGATGTTGCTTTTATTTATTTTCAATTTTAATGGCACTTTTTTTTAAACGAATATTGATTTTTTCAGGCATAATTATTATGCTTTTTACTTGTTTGGAAATTTGGTCGAGGAGGGTTTTTCGGACTGAAACTGATTTGTATTTGAAATTCAGGTCTTTGGAAAGAGTAAAGGATAGTGTAGAAATTTTGATCATTGGCAATTCCCATTTAGAAAAAGGAATCAACCCACAATATTTAAGTCAAAAAGCATTTAATTTAGCTTTCAGTGCACAAGATTTATATTATGATCATGCTGTATTTAATCATTATTTAAACGAATTACCCAAACTGAAAACGCTTATTATAGGTGTTGATTATTTCTCTTTTGGATATGATGAAAGCAAAACATCCATGTACTATGTGAGGGATTATCATAAAGAATTAAAGATTAAGCCACAAAACGGAGTATCCTATTTGTATCTGCTAAATCATTCAATTTTTTGGATTTACAGAGCCAAGTTTATGAAATATTTGCTGAGTGGATTTCCACCCATAAACCCACACCCTTTTTCTGAGCAATTGGAAGTGCCCTTACAAAGCGAATTTGATCAAATGCTTATGTCAACAGGTTATCGCGCGACTTGGACAATTATGAATGATGAAGAATTAGAGCAGGATGCAATGACAACAAGCAGCCGCGGACTTAAACTTTACAATTCAGAACTTGAAGAAGGATTAACTCACTACCTAAAAGAGATTATTGAATTATCACTCGAAAAAAGCATACAGGTGTTTTTGGTAGATGCACCAGTAAGTCAGTATTATCAAAGTGCATTAACAGAAGAAACTAAATCAACGTATAGCGATTTATTGAAGCAAATTCTAGCAAACTATAGTGAGGTTGAATATATAGATGCCAAATCAATTTTCAATTCTAACAATGAATTGTTTTATAACTCAAACCATTTAAATGTCAATGGTTCTGAGCGCTTTACACTTTATCTGGATTCGGTAATTTCGAAAAATCAGGCACTTTTCCCGTATAATTATGCGGACTGATTCGTTTCATATACGATTTCAATTCCTCGTCAAGCGCTAATCCATCGATAAATTCGTGTAATTCATCTTTGCCAATTTTTTTATTTTTCCTGGTCAGTTTTTTCAAGGCTTCATATGGATTTGGATAAGAAACCTTTCTTAAAATAGTTTGGATAGCTTCAGAAACCACCACCCAATTATCTTCTAAATCGGAGTGTAATTTGTCTTTATTAAGTTCTAATTTTCCAAATCCTTTTTTCAATGATTTTAAAGAAAGCAAGGTGTGGGCAAAAGGAACACCTATATTTCTTGTTACTGTAGAATCTGTTAAATCACGTTGTAATCGAGATATGGGCAGTTTTGAACTCAAATGCTCAAATGCAGCGTTTGCTATTCCAAAATTTCCTTCTGCATTCTCAAAATCTATTGGATTTACTTTGTGAGGCATAGCTGAAGAGCCTACTTCTCCTTCTTTAATTTTCTGCTTGAAATAATCCATCGACACATAGGTCCACATATCTTTTGACAAGTCCAGCAAAATGGTATTGATTCGCTTCATGATGTCAAACATGGCTGCCATGTTATCGTAATGCTCAATTTGCGTAGTAAATTTTTGACGTTCTAATCCAATTTTATCCAAAAACATACTGGCAAAAGCAATCCAGTCAGAATCTGGATAGGCGGCATAATGTGCATTAAAATTACCAGTAGCTCCACCAAATTTACCTTGAATCGGTATATGTGATAAGAGTTTTAATTGTTCCTCTATACGTTCTACAAATACTTTAATTTCTTTTCCTAAAAGGGTAGGGCTGGCAGGTTGACCATGTGTTTTAGCTAGCATTGGAATGTGTTGCCATTCAAGGGCTAAATCTTGTAAAATATGAGTCAGGTTAGTAAGCTCAGGTAAGTAAACATTAAATAATGCATCCATTAACATCAGTGGACCAGCTGTATTATTGATATCCTGAGAGGTTAATCCAAAGTGAATGAACTCCTTGTGTTTTTCCCAGCCGTTTTCTTCAAATTTCTCTTTGATAAAATACTCAACTGCCTTCACATCATGATTGGTAATTGCTTCAATTTCCTTGACCTTGATAGCATCATCAATAGTAAAATTTTGATGAATATTTCGAAGGGAAGCAAAGTTCTTTTTATCAAATGCTTCCAATTCATCTAAGAAATTGCATAGAGCAATGAAATACTCAATCTCAATAAAAACCCGATATCGAATTAAGGCATATTCAGAAAAGTAGGTTGATAGTTCACTCACCTTTGGTGCATAGCGTCCATCAATGGGAGAGATCGCTTGAAGATTATAACTTTTCATTTTAATTCAATAAAGGATTAAATATATCAATTTTTAAGGATGCAAATTTAGGAATTTCTATTCAGACCTGATTGAATGATAAGCGATTGATGCTGTTTATGAAATAGAAATAATTTCAAAACAGTTAGAAGGTTATAAAATTCAAACCTTACATCATCTTGTCTAAAGAGTATAGAATTGTATCCTTCTACACTAATTTCTAGTATAGATAATTTAAGGCTTAATTAAAACTTATAGGAAAATCCGACTCCAAATAATTCCTTGAACTGCACTCTAGGTTCTTTATCCGTGCTATTTTCAATATCAAATAAAACATCCTGATCCCAAATTAGTAGGGTATTGATATTCACAGAAATGTATTTGTTGATTTTCATGGCCATTAATACTTCCCAGTTCACGTCTACTTTTTCAGGATTTTCCAAATAATTTGTAAACAAATCCAGTTTAGTAAGAAGGTTAATATTTTTACCCAGATCTTTCTTGTAGATGAATTTTACATAAGCACCAAATTCAAATCTTATAGTTTGTCCTGGAGTTATGATATTACCTCCAACATCTAGAACTGCAGGAGTAACACCGAATTTTCCTGCATCAGCTAATTCCTGTGCCATAACGAAAGTTGTTTTCCCAGTTAATGGAGAAATTAATAAGCTAAAGTTGTCGTTTGGTTTGAAATCCATACCAATTGCCGCAGTCAGATAGGCAGGAGCAAACAAAGAGGAAATACGTACGGAGTCGTTAGGATATTTAAAGCCGTCATTCATTTGAGTTTTAAAACTCAAAAAACCACTATAATACCAATGTTTAAAAGCATATTGTCCATATTTAGATGTTAATTCAATTCGGTCGTCTGCTTTTCGCAAATCGGTTTCACCTTGTTTGATTAATCCATAAGCAATATCCAATGTATTATCCCAGCTCGTGCGGTCTTTCTTATAATTGGCGAATAGGTTAAACATGCCATTAACAGAAATTGAATTTTCACCTCCTGCAGCCCAATTGGTTAAGGTTAACTGATTTACCATTAATGATCCTGAACCACCTTTTTTCCAGTTTTTTGTTGAATCAACTGCATCTTGAGCTTGCATTAAACTAAAGCAAAACAAGGTCATAATTAACAATATAACTTTTTTCATCTGTTTGATTTTAATTATTTCTGGACGTGAACATCCATTTGAGGATAAGGAATTGATATCTTATTCGCATCTAAAGCTTTCTTCACCTTCTCAGTCATATCAAAATATACTGCCCAATAATCTGCACTATTAACCCAAATTCTGAAGGCAAAGTTTACTGAGCTATCAGCCATTTCAGAAACAAGAATATCATACATTGGATCTTTTAAAACTCGAGTATCTTCATCAGCTAATTTTGCTAATACTTCACGTGTTTTGTCAATATCATCATTATAGCCAATACCAACAGTCAGATCAACACGTCTTTGAGGCTTGGTTGTTTTGTTCACAATAGTTCCAGTTGATACCGGTGAGTTAGGAAGTATTATAGTTCGACCATCAAATGTTTCAAGTAATGTACTAAAGATCTGTATTTCTTTTACAACACCACCTTCACCTTGTGACTCAATATAATCGCCAACTTTAAAGGGTTTCAAAAGTAAGATAACCACACCTCCTGCAAAGTTTTGTAAAGTTCCAGATAAGGCCAATCCAATTGCCAAGCCAGCTGCTGCAAGAATGGCAATAAATGAAGCCATCTGAATACCGATCATTGAAGCTACACTAATAATGAGTAAAATTCTAAATACTACACCAATCAAGGATAATAAGAATGGACTAAGTGATTCGTCCAGTTTCTTTTCTTTGAAAGTTTTCCCTAGTATTTTAATAAAGTGCTTTATAATCCATAAGCCAATAAGTAATGTAATTATGGCTAAAATAAATTTTGGAGCATATGTCATTAATAACTCCATTCCTTTTTCTGTGTATTTGTCTAAATCTCCCATTTTATTTTCATTCTTTATTTTTGATTTTTCATTCTTTTAGGTCATTATTATGCCAAAAATAATAAATATTATAAAAACACTATTAATCGAATTATAACAAA encodes the following:
- a CDS encoding mechanosensitive ion channel; amino-acid sequence: MGDLDKYTEKGMELLMTYAPKFILAIITLLIGLWIIKHFIKILGKTFKEKKLDESLSPFLLSLIGVVFRILLIISVASMIGIQMASFIAILAAAGLAIGLALSGTLQNFAGGVVILLLKPFKVGDYIESQGEGGVVKEIQIFSTLLETFDGRTIILPNSPVSTGTIVNKTTKPQRRVDLTVGIGYNDDIDKTREVLAKLADEDTRVLKDPMYDILVSEMADSSVNFAFRIWVNSADYWAVYFDMTEKVKKALDANKISIPYPQMDVHVQK
- a CDS encoding DUF3078 domain-containing protein, whose translation is MKKVILLIMTLFCFSLMQAQDAVDSTKNWKKGGSGSLMVNQLTLTNWAAGGENSISVNGMFNLFANYKKDRTSWDNTLDIAYGLIKQGETDLRKADDRIELTSKYGQYAFKHWYYSGFLSFKTQMNDGFKYPNDSVRISSLFAPAYLTAAIGMDFKPNDNFSLLISPLTGKTTFVMAQELADAGKFGVTPAVLDVGGNIITPGQTIRFEFGAYVKFIYKKDLGKNINLLTKLDLFTNYLENPEKVDVNWEVLMAMKINKYISVNINTLLIWDQDVLFDIENSTDKEPRVQFKELFGVGFSYKF
- the purB gene encoding adenylosuccinate lyase translates to MKSYNLQAISPIDGRYAPKVSELSTYFSEYALIRYRVFIEIEYFIALCNFLDELEAFDKKNFASLRNIHQNFTIDDAIKVKEIEAITNHDVKAVEYFIKEKFEENGWEKHKEFIHFGLTSQDINNTAGPLMLMDALFNVYLPELTNLTHILQDLALEWQHIPMLAKTHGQPASPTLLGKEIKVFVERIEEQLKLLSHIPIQGKFGGATGNFNAHYAAYPDSDWIAFASMFLDKIGLERQKFTTQIEHYDNMAAMFDIMKRINTILLDLSKDMWTYVSMDYFKQKIKEGEVGSSAMPHKVNPIDFENAEGNFGIANAAFEHLSSKLPISRLQRDLTDSTVTRNIGVPFAHTLLSLKSLKKGFGKLELNKDKLHSDLEDNWVVVSEAIQTILRKVSYPNPYEALKKLTRKNKKIGKDELHEFIDGLALDEELKSYMKRISPHNYTGKVPDFSKLPNPDKV
- a CDS encoding MBOAT family protein encodes the protein MFWKPSYAILLLISTITVYYSALLMSKTAEKTKRKKYIWISIFVNLGILFFFKYFNFFADSLVGFTSLFGANFQSPSLKILLPVGISFYTFQAIGYSIDVYRGNQQAERHFGRFALFISFFPQLVAGPIERSKKLLPQLNKLDATFDYPRISAGLKLILWGFFKKVVIADNLGIFVNEIYNQPELYGGFQFVLASVLFGFQIYCDFSGYSDIAIGIARIMGVKLMINFKTPFFAKSISEFWNRWHISLSSWLRDYLFLPLAWKFSNRLKQESYGYFKSTSLIYTGAVLITFALTGLWHGANWTFVIWGILHALYLLLDFYSKKARKKFFKSVGIKKKSKGLRAISLILTFVLVSFAWIFFRANSTSDAFFIIQKLFSAWDNYSIPELDKIFYVIGGVVALVLMIIIEIVLKNKQIESLFENHPRIIRWSFYYLLIAFIFVVGYFGDVAFIYFQF